AATTGTACGTAAGGTCTGTTGAGGCTGCCACGCGGCTTCTCAGGTCAGAAGGTTTTTTTGTCCTGGCGACACAGGACTGGCATCCTCCAGACCATATTTCCTTTGCGAAGAATCATCCCGGCAAAGAACCCTTTGACACGATCGAGATCAATGGTAGGACACAGGTCCTGTGGCCGTCCCATTGCGTCCAGGGAACCGACGATGCCCGCCTGCTCGTGGACGAGAGCCTTTTTGCTGCTGTCATCAGGAAAGCGCAAAATCCTCTCTTTGATAGTTACTCGGCGGTGCAGGATGACAGCGGCGAGAAAACCGGACTGGAGGCAACGCTCCGGGAGAAGGGTATCGTCTCGGTTGTCATCTACGGAATTGCCCTTGATTACTGTGTCAGGGCAACGGCCATCGACCTGGTACATGCTGGGTTCAAGACAGCCGTTGTTGAGAGCCTCTGTCGAGGTGTTTCACCTGAGACCTCTGTTCAAGCCATCACGCAGATGCGGGAGGAAGGCGTCAACGTGGTGCAAGACCTGCACGAAGCACTCGCTGATTCGCTGTCACAGGGTGGATGATGCAGTGCTTATTCGTTCGCTCTCGTTTCATGCTTCCGGTGAAAGAAGCCGGTAAGCGAATCGCAACCGACCAGCAATGATCCCCGTAAGATTCTTGAGGACGGCAAGCCCCTCGCCGGGATGCTCTTTTACGGCCGCCTCTACCAGGTCCCGTGATACCCTGAGTACCTTTGTCTCAGCGGCACATCTCGCGGTTGCGGTGTAGCTGTACGGTTCAACGAGGGCCGACCAACCGAAGATCTCTCCGGTTCGTCTCACTGCGAGGGTTCCTTCATTTTGACCTATCTCGATGTGGACGTCACCCGCAACAAGAACGTAGAAATAAGAAGCCTGCTCCCCCTTCTCGAAGATGACCGAATTCTTCTTGTAAGTACGTTCCTCTGCGCTGTTTGCGATCCGCGTGATGAAACGTTGGCTGACGCCCTTGAAAAGGTCTGATTCCATAATTGCCATGGCTTCCTCCTTCCGCACTGCTCACTTGCAAGGACATCGCCTCGCGGCGCTCCCTCTGTTGTTACCGATAAGTATGTTTTTCGTGGAAATCAAGGCCTTGGGCATCGTGGTCTGTGCCTGCAGGAGCATTTGACCCGCGTCCGATCGTGAGCACGACGCAGCAGCGCTTACGTGCTTTCCAGTTGTTGACATCGTGCAGGCGAGTGCTTAACGATAGAAAATATAAGGATTGCCGGCTTGTGGTAAGGAGGTAGGGGTGAGCAAGACCCGAAAAGGGGCAAAGCCATGAAAGAGTACGATGTGATCGTGATCGGCTCCGGTTCAGGATTGAGTATAGTCCAGAAAGCGCTGTCGGAGAAGTTGCGAGTCGCGCTCGTAGCCAGGGAATACCTGGGTGGAACCTGCCTGAATGTAGGCTGCGTTCCGTCAAAGCTGCTGATCTACCCGGCGGACCGCATCGTCGAGATAGAGAACGCGGGCAAGCTTGGCATCACCGCTGCTATCGAGAGCATCGATTTCAAAGGCATCATGGAACGGATACGAGCGTATGTTCAAAAGGGAGTCTCTTTTTTGAGGAAGGATACCACCAGTGCAAAGAATCTCGACTTTTATGAGGTCGAAGCACGTTTTGTTGCTGACTACACGCTGCAGGTAAGAGATGAGCAGATACGTGGGCACAGGATATTCATAGCGTCCGGCGCGCGGCCCCTTGTTCCCCCAATTAAGGGCATACACGATGTTGATTACCTGACGAACGAAACTCTCCTGTCGCTCGGGACGCTGCCTGCAAGTGTGGTTGTTCTTGGCGGAAGCTATATCGGGGTCGAATATGCGCACTTCTTTTCCGCGATGGGCTCGAAAGTGACCATCGTCGAAAGATTGGAAAGGCTCGTCCCGTCTGAAGAACCGGAGGTGTCTGACCTTCTGAAGAAGGAGATGGAGAAGCGCATGACGATCTACACCGGAACAATGGCGGCAGAGGTGCGTAAGGCGGCAAACGGCATTACCGTCCTGGTCCGGGAGTCACGTAACGGACAGGAGAAGGAGATCGCCGCTGAAAGACTCCTTGTCGCCGCTGGAAGGATCCCGAACGCCGACCATCTTGACGTACTAAATACAGGAGTGGAGACCGACGCCGCCGGGTTTATTAAGATCGACAAGTACCTTCAGACCACGAAAGAGCGTATATGGTCGATTGGTGATGCGACGGGCAAGCAGATGTTTACTCATGCGGCGGACAAGGAGGTTGACGTTGTCTGGCACAACGCTACTCACAGCGAAAAGATAGAGATGGACTTCAGCGCAGTTCCCCACGCGGTCTTCAGCTACCCGCAGATCGCATCCGTAGGTCTCACAGAAGACGAGGCGAGAAAGACCTACCAGATTTCTGTCGGCAAGGCTAACTATAACGATGTGACGCAAGGAGACGCCAGGATGGAAGAAGCCGGTTTCGCGAAGGCGATCGTAGAGAAGGGCACCGGGCGCATCCTCGGCTTCCACATCATCGGGCCTGAAGCTTCAGTGCTCGTACAGGAGATAGTCAACGCCGTGGCCAACAGGGCCGGCGTCGATTCAATAATGAACAGCATGCATATATTTCCCTCCATGTCGGGACTGATCACCGAGACACTCAGCAGGGCGGGATAGCGCCTCGTCGAAAGCAACACCGGATACTGGGCTCTTAGAAGCGCGTGACCAAACGGCTGATCGACGCGCAGGATCGATGCAGGAAGTCGCGAAAGACCACCGCGTACAAGCTGCCTGGCCTCAGCGGAAAGATGACCACCGCGAATAACGAGAAGCAGGAAGGGGAAGGTAGACCGTTAGATGTCGGTCGTGGTGTGAGTTGCCGTTACCTGACGCATGATCGGGATTCAGGCAGCAGCCGGAGTCTCGCGGATGATCTCCATCACCCTTCTTCGCATTGAGGCGGCATGCCCGGGCATCGTGTTTGCCTCGTCCGATTTCTCAAAGGCATTCCATGACTGGACCCAGCCAGCCAATCGGGCAAAGACCGATGACCCGCAACTGGGGCAGCGGGGATTGCATGTTGACCCTTCTACTGTGAATATTTCATCACAATCAATGCAGAGCAAAGCATCTTGCAGTTTCATGAGTTCCTCCTCTCCACCACACATCTTCACTGCGGGGCAGGCGCGTGATGCAGGAAATCTTCCGCTCAGAGGCTCAAGGGAGTCGGGTAAATTTCCTTACAGTAAATATAAGCAGAAATTGGCCCATGTCACGGGGG
The genomic region above belongs to Syntrophorhabdales bacterium and contains:
- a CDS encoding isochorismatase family protein: LYVRSVEAATRLLRSEGFFVLATQDWHPPDHISFAKNHPGKEPFDTIEINGRTQVLWPSHCVQGTDDARLLVDESLFAAVIRKAQNPLFDSYSAVQDDSGEKTGLEATLREKGIVSVVIYGIALDYCVRATAIDLVHAGFKTAVVESLCRGVSPETSVQAITQMREEGVNVVQDLHEALADSLSQGG
- a CDS encoding cyclic nucleotide-binding domain-containing protein, giving the protein MAIMESDLFKGVSQRFITRIANSAEERTYKKNSVIFEKGEQASYFYVLVAGDVHIEIGQNEGTLAVRRTGEIFGWSALVEPYSYTATARCAAETKVLRVSRDLVEAAVKEHPGEGLAVLKNLTGIIAGRLRFAYRLLSPEA
- a CDS encoding dihydrolipoyl dehydrogenase; the encoded protein is MKEYDVIVIGSGSGLSIVQKALSEKLRVALVAREYLGGTCLNVGCVPSKLLIYPADRIVEIENAGKLGITAAIESIDFKGIMERIRAYVQKGVSFLRKDTTSAKNLDFYEVEARFVADYTLQVRDEQIRGHRIFIASGARPLVPPIKGIHDVDYLTNETLLSLGTLPASVVVLGGSYIGVEYAHFFSAMGSKVTIVERLERLVPSEEPEVSDLLKKEMEKRMTIYTGTMAAEVRKAANGITVLVRESRNGQEKEIAAERLLVAAGRIPNADHLDVLNTGVETDAAGFIKIDKYLQTTKERIWSIGDATGKQMFTHAADKEVDVVWHNATHSEKIEMDFSAVPHAVFSYPQIASVGLTEDEARKTYQISVGKANYNDVTQGDARMEEAGFAKAIVEKGTGRILGFHIIGPEASVLVQEIVNAVANRAGVDSIMNSMHIFPSMSGLITETLSRAG